CGTGGTTTGGTGTCAGCAGCGAAGTGAAAGCAGAGATAGACTCTGTGGAATGCACGGAGGCCACTGAAAGTGAAATGGCAACCGATCCCCCTGATGGCCAATCGGAAACACTGATCATCGGTGAGGACGGCCAGGTGACAGTGCTTGAGGACATGGAGAAGAAGCCAAAGAAACGCGGGCGGAAAAAGAAATGCCCTGTAGATGATGACGTTGAAGTGCAAAGCAGAACCAGGGCGAAACAGCCAGAAGTAAATGTTTTGTCGGAAAGACCTGTGAGAAAGAACCGTGGGCTCAAAATGAAAGGGTACCTGTCACAGTGGAGAAAATCAGGAAAGGAAGAGGGCACTAACAGTAGCCCTCAACAGTTAACCACAGCTGCAAACAAAAGCAGTGACTTGGACAAGAGAACTTGCAAAGTGTGCGGCAAGGTGGTGAGTAGTGCCAAGTTCTTAGAGCGACACATGAATCGACACTCGGAGGAGCCCCCTTATTCTTGTCCAACATGCAAAAGGATTTATAAGAGCTTGCGCTTCTTGCAGCAACACAAATGTCCAGTTGTTTCAAAAGCAAAGGCTGGCAGGAAAGCAAAGGAACAAGAGACTGCGGCAGATGAGGGTGAACAGTCATCCAGCGGGATTCCTGGTGAGGCAACCAACGAGGAGCCGCCGCCTGACGACACCGACCACGACCCCGATTACGATCCTCCTGCACAGAGGAAGTCATCCAGAGAATCAGTAGAGAAAAgcccagaagaagaaaagacttTGGTAGAAGGTCCATTCTACTGTCCTCACTGCAGCGCAGAGTTCAAGTGCAAACAAACTTTTAGGTTTCATTTAAGAAACATCTGCTACAGTGAGCAGCAGGTGGACCCAGACAAGGCTGGGGATGTCAAGCATTGTTTCAAGTGCACTGAATGTGACAAGGCATTCAAATACAAATCAACATTGGAATCCCACAAAATGACTCACAACCCGCTCTACTGTGAGGTGTGTATGAAACTGGTACGTGACGCCGAGGCACTGGCGATGCACAAAGAGTCCCACACACCATTTCAGTGTAACCAGTGTGAGGAGAACTTCCCCGTGTTTAAGGcccttcacaaacactacatcGATGTCCATCATCCCACCGAGCCTTTTACCTGCACCCACTGTCAGACCTCTTTTCCCAGTTTGAAGCGTTTCATCAGACACGAGTGGAAACACACCGGCTATCAGCCATTTCAGTGCCCTCACTGCAGTAAGAGATTCAGATCTTACTCTGACCTCGTGGAGCACCTGAAGAAGCACACCAAGGCATATCCATTCCTCTGCTGGGAGTGTGGCAAGAAGTTTAGGCATGGTGTAACGTTGACGAGGCACGTGGAGCGCGTGCACCACTCCGGCGAGCCCATAACGGAGAAACCCTTGCCCACCTTCACCTGTGCGCAGTGCGGGAAGACCTTCACTTCCAGAAGATGCCTTATGAAACATGACAATTTCCATCACAAGGGGATGCGGTTCCCATGTGAGCACTGTGGGAAGGGATTCTTTGGCAAGGACGCATTGGTGAGGCACACTTTGATTCACACGGGCGAAAGGCCCTTCAAGTGCGACGACTGCGAGAAGTCCTTCAGGTCCATGGCAGAATTAAAGATACACAGGAGATACCACACGGGGGAAAGACCATTTAAGTGCAACATCTGTGAGAAAGGTTTTGTCCAGTCCTGCTTTCTGACCTTACACATGCGAACCCACACAGGGGAGAGGCCATATGTTTGTGCAGTGTGTAGTAAGGGCTTCTCAAGCTTGCATGGCCTAAAAAGACACAGAAGGCTTGTTCATGCATAGATAATATTAACCATGATGCAAATGCCTGTCTGAAAATTCTCTTTATTTTCCGCTTATTgaaggaggtcagaggtgagaATCCGTTGAAAAGCAGAACTTGGTTGAGGATTTGACCTCTTGCTCAAAGACACTTAGTCCAGGTTTTCCAGCGGAAGGACCATTTGTTTAAGATGTCAGCCACATTGTTATCTGTGGCTGTCGCAGCCTGGATTGATAGGAACTGTGTAATTGTATAGTGGCTCATGAAAATGtaactttgtattttttacagACAAATTTGCTGTAGCGCTACATAAGATTTGTATGTATAAGTGATAAGAACCTTAATTCCTTTGGGAATTCTTTATTCTTCTTGAATAAATTGGGTGTTTAACTCCAGGTGCCATGTCGTTTACTCAAGAGtgatgtcatttaaaatgcttgtaaatgttttgtttttttttgacaatttTTGGCTAGATGTAAAGTAGGTATGGATCACTCAAGGGTTTTTATTAAAGCACTACATTGCACATATAATGAGGTTTTGGTCTTaatatgtaatgttttattgtcCGTGAACAATTGTTGCTTTAAGTTATAGTTAAGAAATCTCAAAGCTCAGATATCAGAGCTCAAAACAGTCCTGGCCATTATTATGTGAACAGTGAGAAATGTTTAGTCGTTTTCATGACTAACAATTAACCAAATGGGGTctgatgtcatgttttatttgctttttcagCCTGGAGGCATTTCGCCTACTCCAGACATTTGGACATTGTCACTGTAGCAAAATCACAGGTCTTAATGCTGAGATGCATCATGGCTCAGTTCCATTTGGCTGCTTTAGCTTCAGGGTCCTGTTGTTGGGCTTGCTTCCCCACAGGCAGCACTTTCTAGGACACAAGCATAACGGAGAAAGAAAAATTTGAAGAATTTGGAAAATTTTAGTATTGGATCCAAAGCCACATTGATCCGGAAATCATACTCTACATCTAATATTCAGGTCATTAGTACTTCgtaaattaaatcataaaacagTCAATAAATTATGACAGTTATACTAAATGAAACATTTCCAGGTATTTGGCTCTCGCTTTAACTAATAGTCTGTGCATGAAAACATCCACAATCAACCTTACAAAACGAAGGACCACCCCAGatgggactcgaacccacaatCCCTGGCTTAGGAGGCCAGTGCCTTATCCATTAGGCCACTGGGGCT
This is a stretch of genomic DNA from Hippoglossus stenolepis isolate QCI-W04-F060 chromosome 21, HSTE1.2, whole genome shotgun sequence. It encodes these proteins:
- the LOC118100824 gene encoding zinc finger protein 135-like; the encoded protein is MDGDISELPGPSLSLSTLRLLVPPIRLVSAAIWQTVEQKIVSDYGLLEEFVFMVTEIVPQLLSTRQRAELILGLRARLILELCRSEETADLQIIQPHLDRMQNLRFLWNVETENAEPDTPDSQFMNLVRNLLQDPAERSNFFQDVFPGDFGPTYDKAIQTLMWLFLSRLEKLLPTQTLQQIASLLGNASSVLNECMETLAQPQELKTLLDSHKDLSQLEDIDSYIVDSGILSALCLPPVERVVIVNEQTETEVESGLVYTVCTEMEVESENKEVYEEGTGSTEACVQTPWFGVSSEVKAEIDSVECTEATESEMATDPPDGQSETLIIGEDGQVTVLEDMEKKPKKRGRKKKCPVDDDVEVQSRTRAKQPEVNVLSERPVRKNRGLKMKGYLSQWRKSGKEEGTNSSPQQLTTAANKSSDLDKRTCKVCGKVVSSAKFLERHMNRHSEEPPYSCPTCKRIYKSLRFLQQHKCPVVSKAKAGRKAKEQETAADEGEQSSSGIPGEATNEEPPPDDTDHDPDYDPPAQRKSSRESVEKSPEEEKTLVEGPFYCPHCSAEFKCKQTFRFHLRNICYSEQQVDPDKAGDVKHCFKCTECDKAFKYKSTLESHKMTHNPLYCEVCMKLVRDAEALAMHKESHTPFQCNQCEENFPVFKALHKHYIDVHHPTEPFTCTHCQTSFPSLKRFIRHEWKHTGYQPFQCPHCSKRFRSYSDLVEHLKKHTKAYPFLCWECGKKFRHGVTLTRHVERVHHSGEPITEKPLPTFTCAQCGKTFTSRRCLMKHDNFHHKGMRFPCEHCGKGFFGKDALVRHTLIHTGERPFKCDDCEKSFRSMAELKIHRRYHTGERPFKCNICEKGFVQSCFLTLHMRTHTGERPYVCAVCSKGFSSLHGLKRHRRLVHA